The DNA region TTATCACTAAGGAAAACTGCGGAGAAAGTGCAAGCCAAGATTATGTTGGCAGAAAAGGTAGGCACGGAGCGATCAGTGTCTCGGAAGCTATTGGCATGTTTATGGACAATAACATTGCTACCGGGCAAATTCTTGAAGTCGATGCAGGATTCAGTTCTGTGCTACCTGATGGATACTGAGTAACATGGTTTTTTAATAACGTTTGATTAGATATCTTATGGCATCGGTCGTAGCAGCAAATTTTGCAAAATTTGGAAAGAGAAGCGAGGATATTTTCTCCATTTCATCGGAATCTGCCTTCCCCATAGTCAAGAAATTCCGAGATGAAATAGATTTTGTAGTCATATCTAACTCCTATTCTGGCGAGTTCAATGGCATTTCAGGTTTGAACAATTTGATTACAACTCACTTGGGGATATATGACGTTCCTTCAGTGAGAGTTGACAATGCCAGCGGAAGTGGTGGTTCTTCGCTTCTTGTGGCAGACTCCTTAATCGCTTCTGGGCAAGCAAAGAGTGTGTTGGTCATAGGAACTGAAAAGATGACGGGTTTCCCGTCTAAGAAATCTACAGGCATCATTGCCTCCCTTCTACCACCTGAGGAGAGGGCAGAGGGGCTTTCACTGCCGTCTCTCGCTGCATTCATGGCTAGATCTTAAATAAGGGAGTTTTTCCCGTCCAGAGAGAGCATAGCCTCAGTAGCAGTTAAAAATCACCACAATGGTGCACTGAATCCGTATGCCCATTTCCAGGAAGAGATTAGCCTTGAAAGAGTCATGAATTCAAAAATAATTGCAGATCCGCTGAGGATTTATGAATACTGTCCAGTAAGCGACGGAGCAGTAAGCCTTTTGTTGACTTCTGATAAGTACAGTAGCAGTTTAAGCGATAAATGTATAAGGATATCGGGTTCAGGTTCAAGTTCTGGGGTCGCATCCATAACATCGCGATATTCTTTTACAACAATTGACTCAGTTAGGGAATCTGCAAGGAAAGCGTTCAGAAAAGCAGGGAAGAAACCGGCTGACGCAGATGTTGCTGAACTCCATGATATGGCTTCGGTTCTAGAGATAGTAGAGTCTGAGGATGTTGGTTTCTTCAAGAAAGGAGAGGGATGGAGGGCACTTGAAACCGGTGAGACCCAAATTGGTGGCAAGTTGCCGATCAACACAAGCGGTGGCCTAAACTCAAAGGGGCACCCCATAGGAGCGAGTGGTGTAGCTCAAACTGCTGAGATATATCTGCAGCTTACTGGGCAGGCAGGAAAGAGACAGGTAAATAACGCGAGCACCGGCTTCAGCGTGAGCATGGCAGGGTTTAGCAATAACTCGACTTCCTTTGTATACGAGGTGCCGTAATGAAATTTAATAAATGTCTCAATTGTTCAAAAGAATATTTGTTTAAACGAGTGGTGTGTTCTAAATGTGGATCAAATGACTTCATTATTATAAATGAGGAAAGTGGTCCCGTTTGATCAATCTAAGTCGATGGACCCGCCAGCCGTCAGACTAAACAGTTACGGTTTTTTCAAGTTTTTCTCGATGGTTGGAAGTTAATCCCTTGCATGGGACTATTACTGTAAAGGAGGTATAGTTGAAGGGCGGGGAGCCGCAATCACTAGGAGAGGATATCCTTTGATCTGGTTGCCTTGTTTCTGCGAGCTCGAATGATATACCTCCAATTCTGTAACTACCAACTTATTCATATTAGATGTGTTGTTAATGGCATCCAAGTAGGGTTTGTTATTGCTGAAGTTAATATTTTTCATAACTTCGGCCGAAGTTAAATTTTGCAAATATGCAGGAGAAGGCGAAGATTCTGTAAGAAGATATACGTCGCCTATCAAAAGGAATGGGATATTTCCATTCTGATCATAATCTGA from Thermoplasmataceae archaeon includes:
- a CDS encoding thiolase family protein, which encodes MNSKIIADPLRIYEYCPVSDGAVSLLLTSDKYSSSLSDKCIRISGSGSSSGVASITSRYSFTTIDSVRESARKAFRKAGKKPADADVAELHDMASVLEIVESEDVGFFKKGEGWRALETGETQIGGKLPINTSGGLNSKGHPIGASGVAQTAEIYLQLTGQAGKRQVNNASTGFSVSMAGFSNNSTSFVYEVP